In a single window of the Scophthalmus maximus strain ysfricsl-2021 chromosome 18, ASM2237912v1, whole genome shotgun sequence genome:
- the armc1l gene encoding armadillo repeat containing 1, like yields MMDALSVVSQLRDLASEPQNREVIVQDQGCLPGLVLFLDHQDTEVLLATLQTLRYLAELPPNIPAMKNELGMMVSLENLMGRKGLSVDITALAQEVYDILRTPAHPVARTPEREGRKKSQFFINSSNKKAKSVTLHIQGLDSTDQRGLCEEALLKVRGVISFTFQMASKRCTVRIRSDLPTESLASAIAATKVLSVQQVVKNEAGEEVFIPLNTSGVKVQQNSALPDYLPEEEESPEREVDRAISRTTAKEDSSGSWLNSAASFLTKTFYW; encoded by the exons ATGATGGACGCCCTGTCAGTGGTGAGTCAGCTGCGGGACCTGGCCTCGGAACCGCAGAACCGAGAGGTGATCGTCCAGGACCAGGGCTGCCTGCCCGGGCTGGTCCTCTTCCTCGACCACCAGGACACCGAGGTCCTGCTCGCTACTCTGCAG ACCCTGCGATACTTGGCTGAGTTGCCTCCCAACATCCCCGCCATGAAGAACGAACTGGGCATGATGGTGAGCTTGGAGAATCTCATGGGAAG GAAGGGCCTGTCTGTTGACATCACCGCCTTGGCCCAGGAGGTGTATGACATTCTGCGTACTCCTGCTCATCCTGTAGCCCGCACACccgagagggaggggaggaagaaatcTCAGTTCTTTATCAACTCCTCCAACAAGAAGGCCAAGTCTGTGACTCTGCACATTCAGGGCCTGGACAGCACC GACCAGCGGGGCTTGTGTGAAGAGGCTCTGCTGAAGGTCAGAGGAGTGATCAGCTTCACGTTTCAGATGGCCTCGAAGAGGTGCACTGTCCGAATCCGCTCTGACCTGCCCACTGAG AGTCTGGCATCAGCCATCGCCGCCACCAAGGTGCTGTCAGTGCAACAAGTGGTGAAGAATGaagcaggggaggag GTTTTCATTCCTCTGAACACATCTGGAGTGAAGGTACAGCAAAACTCGGCGCTACCAGACTACCTccccgaggaagaggagagcccCGAGAGGGAGGTTGACCGGGCGATTTCCCGCACCACGGCAAAGGAAGATTCCAGCGGGAGCTGGCTCAACTCTGCTGCCAGTTTCCTCACGAAAACCTTCTACTGGTGA
- the mtfr2 gene encoding mitochondrial fission regulator 2 → MSLVEDVLDVLHMVLEYFGVPPDMLVPVWASQLCGQYRSIVRMIGTNLPLTPAARVHFQIPLLTHRPHGYVDVTVDAPAIPSLADVLWVFEDEGDSCAKTRNHLPPKKQSTVNRDVARHPGPAPTRAQRGGRAVRPATEPDALKKITALESELLKLRAQIAMIVTAAPASGLRESQNTPGTPLMSPPPRPALTSTPRCAAPPPPPPPPPPLPPPCPGVSTDTLSVAELIRQRRKHEKDANGQLKSEGSGLTSGSEAKGIPSMLDVLKDLNQVKLRSVDRSPGGTPVRRRRSKGRGALLSDPASLIAEALKRKFAQHRHNTSSDKENSLELSPFGSPDSPKVPPHTRRSQGHRHLLSR, encoded by the exons ATGTCTTTAGTAGAGGATGTTCTGGATGTGCTGCACATGGTCCTGGAGTACTTTGGAGTCCCTCCAGACATG CTGGTTCCAGTGTGGGCCAGTCAGCTGTGCGGTCAGTATCGCAGCATTGTGCGGATGATTGGGACAAATCTCCCCCTGACACCGGCGGCACGTGTCCACTTCCAG ATCCCTCTGCTCACCCACAGACCCCATGGATATGTTGACGTCACCGTGGACGCGCCTGCCATCCCCTCGCTTGCTGACGTCCTGTGGGTGTTTGAGGACGAGGGGGACAGCTGTGCTAAGACCAG GAACCATCTACCTCCGAAGAAGCAGAGCACTGTAAATCGAGATGTGGCGAGACACCCAGGGCCGGCCCCGACTCGAGcccagagaggaggcagagctgTAAGACCGGCGACTGAACCAGACGCCCTGAAGAAGATCACAGCACTGGAGAGTGAGCTGCTCAAACTGCGAGCTCAGATAGCCATGATTGTAACCGCTGCTCCAGCCTCAG GTCTAAGAGAGAGCCAGAATACCCCGGGCACGCCTCTGATGTCTCCTCCCCCTCGGCCAGCTCTCACCTCCACACCTCGCTGTGCTGCACCTccaccaccgcctcctcctcctcctcctcttcctcctccctgccctgGCGTCTCCACTGACACTTTGTCTGTAGCGGAGCTGATCCGCCAACGCAGGAAGCACGAGAAAGACGCTAACGGTCAGCTCAAATCTGAGGGCTCGGGCCTCACGAGCGGTTCGGAAGCTAAAGGGATCCCCTCCATGCTGGATGTTCTCAAGGACTTAAATCAAGTTAAATTGCGCTCGGTGGACAG ATCACCAGGGGGCACGCCAGTCAGGAGGAGACGCAGTAAGGGAAGGGGAGCGCTGCTCAGTGACCCGGCATCTCTGATTGCAGAAGCCCTGAAGAGAAAGTTCGCCCAGCATCGCCATAACACCTCGTCTGACAAAGAGAATTCACTAGAACTCTCGCCTTTCGGCAGCCCCGATTCACCTaag GTCCCTCCCCACACCAGACGCAGTCAGGGACACCGCCACCTGTTGTCCCGATAA